One genomic segment of Pandoraea sputorum includes these proteins:
- a CDS encoding sigma-70 family RNA polymerase sigma factor translates to MHQHAAERFREVPVHEKTDEFDYESTIAACARQDAEALRQLYARDAAYLLGVAQRIVRDRQLAEDVLHDAFVSVWTQAATFDAARGAGRGWIFSIVRHQALNTVRRRSQEVDMDEDSLDAHMNATTAHLPNTFSAQADPLMHGRLAQCLERLDGPRRASILYAYLDGCSHSEIAERLRSPLGSVKAWVRRGLQSLRECME, encoded by the coding sequence ATGCATCAACATGCCGCCGAGCGTTTCCGAGAGGTGCCTGTGCACGAAAAGACGGACGAGTTTGACTACGAATCGACGATTGCGGCATGCGCTCGGCAGGATGCCGAAGCATTGCGGCAACTCTATGCGCGGGATGCCGCCTATCTGCTTGGCGTCGCGCAACGAATCGTGCGTGACCGACAACTGGCTGAAGATGTGTTGCACGATGCGTTCGTCAGCGTATGGACGCAAGCGGCGACGTTCGATGCCGCACGCGGCGCGGGTCGCGGGTGGATCTTCAGTATCGTCCGTCATCAGGCACTCAACACCGTGCGACGCCGGAGTCAGGAAGTCGATATGGACGAGGACTCGCTCGACGCTCATATGAACGCCACCACAGCGCATCTTCCGAATACATTCTCTGCGCAAGCCGATCCACTGATGCATGGACGTCTGGCACAGTGTCTGGAACGGCTGGACGGCCCCCGACGCGCCAGTATCCTTTATGCCTATCTTGACGGCTGCTCGCATAGCGAAATCGCGGAGCGCCTCCGATCGCCATTGGGCAGCGTAAAGGCGTGGGTACGCCGCGGCCTGCAATCGCTTCGGGAGTGCATGGAATGA
- a CDS encoding DUF3455 domain-containing protein codes for MKRVVFVSLAAPVLLGACAANMSMPGASAPVADAVKVPDGHRVALQTVGKGDILYECREKKEAMGQFEWTFVGPDAVLTDRSGNAVGKYYGPPATWESSDGSKVTATQVAVSPAGSGNIPLQLVKANPATGTGAMQGVAYIQRLATQGGTAPTSQCSLATKGAKQTVKYQADYIFWKAS; via the coding sequence ATGAAGCGCGTCGTCTTTGTCAGCTTGGCCGCCCCCGTCCTTCTCGGCGCTTGCGCCGCAAACATGTCGATGCCCGGCGCATCGGCACCGGTTGCCGACGCGGTGAAGGTTCCCGACGGTCATCGCGTCGCTCTGCAAACCGTAGGCAAAGGCGACATTCTGTATGAGTGTCGGGAGAAGAAAGAGGCGATGGGCCAGTTCGAATGGACCTTCGTCGGACCCGACGCCGTGCTGACCGACCGCTCCGGAAACGCCGTCGGGAAGTATTACGGCCCACCCGCCACATGGGAGTCCAGCGACGGCTCGAAGGTGACGGCAACACAGGTAGCCGTCTCACCGGCCGGCTCCGGAAATATCCCGCTGCAATTGGTCAAGGCAAATCCGGCGACGGGAACCGGCGCGATGCAAGGCGTGGCGTATATCCAGCGGCTGGCAACCCAAGGTGGCACGGCACCGACCTCACAATGCAGTCTGGCCACCAAGGGCGCGAAACAGACCGTGAAATATCAAGCCGACTATATTTTCTGGAAAGCCTCTTGA
- a CDS encoding anti-sigma factor — MTPEELSVLDDLAGEYVLGTLTWERRRAVESRLLQEPVLAAKVAQWESRLQPLADTVAPLTPSGKLWSRISRSVSGARHSIWRRWWDDIRFWRLASGAVTCAALLLAVTLGVKVRTPAPPPRFVVVLASPQDKSPGWLVQVGADRKLRLIPLKSEPTQADKTLQLWTKADGWSGPVSLGLLRAGESVEVSVESLPQLQPNQLFEITLEPPQGSPIGRPTGPILSIGRAVAT, encoded by the coding sequence ATGACGCCGGAAGAGCTCAGCGTGCTTGACGACCTGGCAGGCGAATACGTCCTCGGCACCCTGACGTGGGAGCGCAGACGCGCCGTGGAGTCGCGTCTGCTGCAAGAGCCAGTCCTTGCCGCAAAGGTCGCCCAGTGGGAGTCTCGCCTGCAACCGTTGGCCGACACGGTCGCGCCGCTGACGCCCTCCGGAAAACTTTGGTCGCGCATTAGCCGCAGCGTGTCGGGCGCGCGGCATTCGATATGGCGTCGCTGGTGGGACGACATCCGCTTCTGGCGGCTGGCCTCCGGTGCCGTGACCTGCGCGGCGCTGCTCCTTGCCGTCACGTTAGGGGTGAAAGTCCGCACCCCAGCGCCACCGCCCCGATTCGTCGTCGTGCTGGCCTCTCCGCAGGATAAAAGCCCGGGCTGGCTGGTGCAGGTCGGGGCGGATCGGAAGTTGCGCCTCATCCCACTGAAGTCAGAGCCGACGCAGGCGGATAAGACTTTACAGCTATGGACGAAAGCCGACGGATGGTCCGGCCCTGTGTCGCTGGGATTGCTGCGCGCCGGGGAGTCCGTTGAGGTCTCCGTCGAAAGTCTGCCACAGCTCCAACCGAATCAATTGTTTGAAATTACGCTGGAGCCACCACAAGGCTCACCCATCGGCCGACCCACCGGACCAATACTGTCGATCGGTCGTGCGGTGGCAACTTAA